aaggaagagaggatctttaaaaaacccctgtcaaaatattttctttcttctaagtATTGAAAAGGCACAATATAACTCTTTCTTCTTTCGAATGACCTCATAGCTATTTATTGAGGGGAAATAccaaatgtttgtttattttttttaaaggagcttCTTCGGTCCTGATGATTCATGTGGATATCATTTTCCTCCGGACTACAGAGGCTCTAAGACAAAGCTACACCCCAAGTGATATGCCGGTGTCAGAACAATTCCTGTCCTGAACGGGGGTATGCAATCTTCTTTATTCTTCCTTCACAGACGTCCTTGAGCCCTTGAGACGGATGTGAGCGAGTTTTTCAGTCCTCATGCAAAACAACCATCTAAACATAACAGATGACATCAGCTTGGGCTTTTCAATTCCTGGATGGCAGCGGCTGTTAATCCAGCCTTCATCCTGGATTTCATAAACTAAAACAAGAGAGCCTGGCAGGAGGACAGCGCTGCTGCTGGCTTGAGGAAATTGATGACGGGGAAGCATGCGGGCAACCCAGTGTACTATAAAACTCATAAACGTGTAGGCAGAGGCTCAGCTACCACTTTGGACGGCTGCTTCCCGCCAGCGAAGACCACGCCACGGGAAGCCGAGCCCGAGCCTGCAGGGAAACATGAAGAGCCTCTTGCTGCTGGCCACGCTCCTCGTGCCTGCGCACCTGACGACGGCTTGGAGCACCAAGTATGCGGTGGATTGCCCTGAACGTTGTGACAGTAACGTGTGCAAAAGCAGCCTGCGCTGCAAGAGGACGGTCCTCGACGACTGCGGCTGCTGCCGGGTGTGCGCCGCGGGGCTGGGAGAAACTTGCTACCGCACAGTCTCCGGCATGGATGGTGTGAAGTGTGGCCCGGGGCTGAGGTGTCAGTTTTACAGTGAGGAGGACGATTTCGGTGACGAGTTTGGTATCTGCAAAGGTAATGAGTGACCCCTTGATTCTCCCCACCCAGGGCACACTGACGGCCTTTAGCCAGCATGGGAGGTGAGGAGCCTTTTCCCCTCATGAGGAAGAGGCAAAATGCAGGTGGGTTAGAGGCAAGGCCCCACACAGGTGTTGtcatagggagagagagaaggataacTCTGCAAATAGCAACTAAACCCAGTGTGCAGGAAAGCACAGAAAGAAATACAGCATTTCACTCATGTttaggagatttaaaaaaaaaaagttgtaatgGAAGATTGTGTTGCTTACTTTTCTGGAAAACTTTAAAAACTTGACAGGTAATCTGTTGTGGTTGGTTTAGATGCTCTCTCTTCTGCAAGTTAGTGATTACAGAGGTCTGCACTAGATAACCTCTTGGAGTGGTGTCTAGCCCCAGGGTTTAGTGATTCTTTGATCTTGAAAGGATCCGTAGAATGGAGGGCATCTCTCAAGATCAAGTATTTCTGATGATCACTAATGCACTTTGTGAAATAGGGTGGGCTTAGGGCATCTAAAAAAATGACTTTCATTCTTGGAAGAGGGTACCTCATTCTACTTTATAAAGGTTTTTGATCATCTAGAAAAATAGCAGATGGTGTGAGACAAGCAAAATaacagtaaagaaaaataaaaaattggaagtCTGTAAAGAATGAGGTTGGCAGTCTTACATACTTAAAGAAAAACTTCATTAGGTTGAAATTATAGCGAAACAATCTAGTTAAGCATttgtagaatttattttaaacttagtgactgtagtttaaaatgtttaacatgATTAAAATGTTTAGAATCGAAAGAATGGTGATTTAAAAACACTCTATATATGGATACCTCATGATTTCACCATTAAGAGCTATTACTAAGATGCAACACATATGCTATAGCCCCATTCATCAGTTTTATAATACAAAGAAGCTTTTTATTAAAGGGAtcgggaaattttaaaataattcttatattttatgtatttaatacaATAATATGCTTTTATAAATGATAATCATCCAGTATTGAGCTAATCTCATTAATTCTCCTAcctttttgacaaatattttataaattaatcaCTTTTTAATCCACAAAACAAGCTAAAGGTTAGGAAATTGATGCTTGAACTAttgggaaaattttattttttgcttagtttatttttgtttatagccAATAAAAGGTAGAATATTGAGCAAACATTTTCTTTGGTGAACACGTACGTTTCTTCCAGCTGAATAGGATCTGTATTTTCTGTAAATTACAGGGCTTATCAGCCAAGAAAACAGTACTTTGAATAAGGAAATTAGGGAGGAAGTGGTTAACACAATCATCCTTATGATATAGCAAGCATATGCAGTGGATTGCTTTTTCTCTTGGCATAAAAATCGCCTTTGTGAATGTGACTATAAAAGCACAGTCAGATGTGGGTAAAAAAACAAGCTGTAAGGCGTATGGAGTCTTTAGTACTCTAGTGTTCTACTGAATGATTGAGGTAGCTGATAATGACATATACTTGAAAAGCATGTTCAGGATTGCTCTTTTTGGCATCCTTCAGATTGCAAGCAAGTTGAGTTTCGAACATTATTCTCTCTACTGGAAATAGTGAGCCTGTGTGATCCTCAGCAACTCTACATGATGTTTTGCTATAGGCAAACTCCCCTCTTCAGCTTTTTTTACAGAACATTCCTATGAAAACTGTATACTTTAGCTGCATATCCAGGTGTTTTCTAAATATTCAGATATTTGGCATTGTGTTGCCCAGATAACAATCAGCCAGCCAACgtgtatttattgaacatctactatctGCCCAGCGCTATTCAGTATATTGGGAGACAGTAGAAGTAACACTGAGATTTTGGCTAAAGATTTAGTTTTCAATATCACTGGAGACACAGTCAAATCCCAATCCTGTATGCTTTTCTGCAAGAGGCTTTTTCAGGATCTCTTTCGAGGACTATTCTTCCAGCAGAGAGGTCAATGTTTAAAACCAGCCTCTTCTGCAATTTGAAGGATGctgaaaaaaacaatcctaaatctcttttaaaaagagatttcatTCATATCTATCTTGATCGTTCTGTGGAATATTAGATTGCTAAAGACTCCGATGCCTCACAACTTGTTTCTTTACCCATGTGTGATTGTACATTGACAAGAGTATTCCCATGCCAAGAGAATAAACATTCTTCATCTAGTCTGCTTGGCTGTGAAAGACTGTCTAGTCTATTGAGGTGCTGTTTATGTCATAAAAACCatgcatttttaataaatgagTTTGTCCTCTTTTTGTCAATATAGTATATTTTAGTCTAAGTATGAAAATATTGAAGCTCTAAAAGCTTCCAGATTCTGGTAGGTATACAAATAAATTCTCAACTTTCTTGTTCATTTAGCATATTGCATCTTAACTTTACAGAAGGTTTTGCTAGTGAATCCTCTTAGCATCTGGGGAAGTTGGGTAAATTGTGCTGCCATTTTGACAGATAAGGAAGTTAATAAATGATGGAACAGATTGAGGGCTGATCGCTTCATGGAGAGCTGGGATGACAGCCCCCTTAGCCCCTGGTTAATTTGAAGCCCTTTGCTATACATTTCAAACAGTTAATTGTCTTGTGAATACTGCAGTGCATTCAAAGACAGCATCACACCTGTTAAACTCTTTGAGGAGCTGATGCAAATTTGATTGCCCACCTTCACTGAGCTGTTACAGAGACAACCTATGAGAATTTGTCTGTTGGTCTCTAAGCAGAATAAACAGAATTGAGACATGTTCAAGGATATTGGTTATGTGTAGCTGTCTTCAACTAAACTTCACAGTGGGACACTACAACTGAGGTGTCCATTACCTGGTCTTTGTGTGTGATTTCACGTTTGTGAATAAAAGTTTCAACTTTCAAAGCTCGGGTGTTTTTGAGAATCGGGCTTTTGTCTGACAGTCAAGATTCATGAGTTTTGTTCAAATCCTGAGACTGTGAGGATGGAGCCTTATGCACAACAAGCAGCTCCCTCTCTCAACCTTCCCTTTGTCCTCAGATTGCCCCTACGGCACCTTCGGGATGGAATGCAAAGAGACCTGCGACTGTCAGTCGGGCATATGTGACAGAGTGACCGGTAAATGTCTGAAATTTCCCTTCTTCCAATTTTCGGTAGCCAAGTCTTCCAGCAGGAGGTTTGTTTCTCACACAGGTAAGAATCTATTCCAGCATGAACACCGGAACAATAGTCTCATTTTCAGTTtgaataacttaaaaaatatcgACAAGTAGAAAATAAGATGTTGGTTTGAATGATTTTGTTTCCTGTGTTTTAGTCAGGGCAGAGGTGGGTGGTTGTTGAATTTGGTTCatatagctatttttaaaaaagatctcattaataattttgaaGATGATATAATTTCTCATAAAGTTTACCCAGTTTATATGGTGGATAATATGATTGATTACCAAAAAacctataataaaataataaccaaGATATACAAAGTTCTTTAAAATCTTCAGTGATCTGTTTTATATGCATACTAGACAAAACTACTTCTCTCCCAACTTCACATAGAAAAAGTACTCTGAGGAATTTATTGGACAAGGTTTAAGAGCCAAGATAGAAAATATAGAACgtttatttttaaccaaatggAAGTATTTAAATGGATTAATTCCAAGCATGTGTTTTTATGGATTTTGGAGAGGATAAGAGCTAGTATCTGTGACTGAAATTTGGGAATTATCtctaaactttgaataaaattgtAGTAATATTCACATGCTGCTTGTTAGTGCATGCGTACTTTTTTACACAGGTTGTTAGAATGTGAGAAACACAGCCTGTGAGATGGTGCTATACACATTTTCTGTTATCTTGTTGAATATATGGCCAGTACAGTAAAGCTTCATTAAATTGAAAGTAGCTCATTTAAAACAACGTGTAGCCACAGCAACTGCTAGTATTAACAAACCGTACCTTTTTCCCCCTTCAATATAAATAGTTGACAATCCAAACCCATTTCATTTAGTTTTTGTTTCTGGTTCTTTGCCCTTCAAATTAATTAAGATTTGAAATATTTGGCAAATGTGCTTATTTCCCAGCTTTACTTGCTTCCTAAGTACATGGGTACAATTAAGTGCATTAAGATAAAGGGGGAAATACTGTgcttttaaatgaattatttaagtGTACCTATGCCCTGAGgcattaatttaaaatgaaaacttttttttttaacctattagGTGAGTGTCTTTGTGAATATTTGATCTGCAAATTGAgatcattattaacattttaaatacttaTGACTTGTCTCTATagtcctggaaaagaaaaatggaagaagactgAGGTTTTATGtcctgaaaattttttttattgaggtgaaattcacgtaACATCaaattagccattttaaagtgaacaattcagtggcagtttgtacattcacagtgttgtgtatCCACCATCTCTATCtgcttccagaacattttcatcagcccCAAAGAAAGCCCCAGTACCACTAAGTAGTTACCCCCATTCCTCacatcctcccagcccctggcaccaccattctactttttgagacctaaaaattttttgaatgatTTGATTGCTTTTAGTACAGATTTGAAACCTATTGTCTTAGTGCAGCTAGCTGCCTCAAACACTTGCgatttcttttgtcttgttttgctttcttaaaacCATAGGCTAAAAAGAGCTTTGAAGGAACAACTTTTGCATTCCCCCTCACTCATTTAAGGTTGCACCTAAACCTTTCCCACCAAGAGAGAATTGAATCCCTTGTGAATCTTTGTTGGTGTTTGGGATGAATGTCTGGGAGGCCATGAGAGCTCCTTGGGAATAATCCTCAATAACAGAACTCTTGAGTGTCTGACCTCCGTCCCTCCTGCTGCACACACAGCAGCAGGTCCTTTCCTCACTGGACTGGTGTGCAGTCTCTTTCCCTCAGGCCTGTCCCCCTCTCTCAATTGCTTACAGATTCTGTAAATATCTTGACTACTATAGAGATGTCTTGGAAATACATATTTTGCTAGGTGGAAGTTATATTATAGGacacaaaaaatatttctatatccAAATTAGGTATCAAGATTCTTATTAGAAATTTatggaaaaaatgttttctttcattagCTAAAGGAGCAACAAAGATGATTATGAGTGTAATCTTGGTAAACCTTAGTTAGATTCAAGATAAAGAGTAGAGCATCCTAAAGATCTTGTAGAGATGCTGCCCTGGATCTCTTCTAGACGGTTGTGCAT
The Diceros bicornis minor isolate mBicDic1 chromosome 20, mDicBic1.mat.cur, whole genome shotgun sequence genome window above contains:
- the ESM1 gene encoding endothelial cell-specific molecule 1 translates to MKSLLLLATLLVPAHLTTAWSTKYAVDCPERCDSNVCKSSLRCKRTVLDDCGCCRVCAAGLGETCYRTVSGMDGVKCGPGLRCQFYSEEDDFGDEFGICKDCPYGTFGMECKETCDCQSGICDRVTGKCLKFPFFQFSVAKSSSRRFVSHTEHDVASGDGNAVREELVKENAARSPVMKWLNPR